A stretch of Aerococcus urinaehominis DNA encodes these proteins:
- a CDS encoding FtsX-like permease family protein, whose translation MTKKTLWKDNFREISRNLSRFIALMAIIILGTGFFVGIRAAAPDMKATADQYFSQQYLQDLDIQSTAGLYQADLDRLEEVEGVDWYPYASVDREIAGSQELVRFYPNFNEMGDINHFNVQEGRLPQADDEIALELGRTDHKIGDQITLTDLGLVDNDQAPHLTTDKFTVVGLVKSPLYIDETASRFTNIGNGRLNGLAVVQPQIIVGELYTNIAGRIPAAADLAAFSEDYEDLVADRLAASEAVLKDRPDQVKANLQADLDQEIDQGQTQLDQAKQALAMTQARVEQTAAALSQPQVALPGQDVSQVQAQLDQASQALTQAQAEVNQQESQLAEARREVAQISKPNYIINDRESVSGYYEYADNADRIAAIANVFPIFFFLIAVLVSFTTMTRMVDEQRTQIGTLKALGYRPAEIMTKYASYALLASLLGSMIGIGVGNYLFPYVIMYAYQTMFNFPSFVFNFYWLDVLLALVIAVITTVGPAIYTTWQTLRENTAQLLRPKPPKDGDHILLEKIPALWSRLGFQSKITLRNIFRYKGRNAMTVIGIAGCTALILTGLGISDSIAGLAQAQFYHFQTADATVSLQTDLGQDQYQELIDQVNQDERIQNYLAYANLRYQTDSQGDVLSQDVNVNVLADDQANTDFFNFVDPNNPDQTLTLDQSGAIVTEKLLDLLDLEVGDNLVLKNEQGEELIVPIAGASLSYVYHDVYLTSQLYEDLTGQTAANNRVLLAYQANLSTDQVDQLTSDLTALAGVAGVIDTDEMAAMFDQTIEMLDIITIVLILAAASLAFIVLYSLTNINVSERIRELSTIKVLGFYPLEVSMYIYRETLILASAGIFLGWGLGYLLCRYILSTVEVDFMRFPVAVNWQSYLLASLLSLAFSLIVMMIMHVKLKRVDMVEALKGVE comes from the coding sequence ATGACTAAGAAAACTTTATGGAAAGATAACTTTAGAGAGATATCGCGTAATTTATCACGTTTTATTGCCTTGATGGCTATTATTATCCTAGGTACTGGTTTTTTCGTAGGTATTCGCGCAGCGGCACCGGATATGAAGGCTACTGCTGACCAATACTTTAGCCAACAATATTTACAAGACCTAGATATTCAGTCAACAGCTGGTCTCTATCAAGCAGATCTTGACCGCTTGGAAGAAGTAGAGGGTGTGGATTGGTATCCCTATGCCAGTGTTGACCGAGAGATTGCGGGTAGCCAAGAACTGGTTCGCTTCTATCCCAACTTCAATGAAATGGGGGATATTAATCATTTTAATGTCCAGGAAGGCCGGTTGCCCCAGGCTGATGATGAAATTGCTTTGGAGCTGGGCCGTACCGACCATAAAATTGGTGACCAAATCACTCTGACTGACCTAGGCCTTGTTGATAATGACCAAGCACCACACTTGACTACAGATAAATTTACCGTGGTAGGTCTGGTTAAATCACCTTTATATATTGATGAAACGGCTAGTCGTTTTACTAATATTGGTAATGGTCGGCTTAATGGTTTGGCGGTGGTCCAGCCTCAGATAATTGTAGGTGAGCTTTATACTAATATTGCTGGGCGGATTCCTGCTGCTGCTGATTTAGCTGCTTTTTCAGAGGACTATGAAGATTTGGTGGCAGACCGTTTGGCTGCCAGCGAAGCAGTTCTAAAGGATCGTCCTGACCAGGTAAAAGCCAACCTACAAGCTGATCTCGACCAGGAAATTGACCAAGGCCAAACCCAACTTGACCAGGCCAAACAAGCCTTGGCGATGACACAAGCACGAGTGGAACAAACGGCAGCTGCCCTTAGCCAGCCACAAGTTGCCTTGCCCGGACAAGATGTTAGTCAAGTTCAGGCCCAGCTAGACCAGGCTAGTCAAGCCCTGACCCAGGCTCAGGCAGAAGTCAACCAGCAAGAAAGCCAATTAGCTGAGGCGCGCCGAGAGGTAGCCCAAATTAGTAAGCCTAATTATATAATTAATGACCGAGAGAGTGTGTCAGGATATTATGAGTATGCCGACAATGCTGATCGGATTGCAGCCATAGCTAATGTTTTCCCAATTTTCTTCTTTCTGATTGCAGTTTTGGTCAGTTTTACCACTATGACACGGATGGTTGATGAGCAGCGCACCCAGATTGGTACCTTAAAGGCCTTGGGCTACCGACCAGCCGAGATAATGACTAAATATGCCAGCTATGCCCTCTTGGCAAGTCTATTGGGTTCAATGATTGGTATTGGTGTGGGGAACTACCTTTTTCCTTATGTCATTATGTATGCCTACCAGACCATGTTTAACTTCCCAAGCTTTGTTTTTAATTTTTATTGGTTGGATGTTTTACTAGCTCTAGTTATTGCGGTGATAACCACAGTAGGCCCTGCTATTTATACGACTTGGCAGACCTTACGGGAAAACACTGCTCAGCTCTTGCGACCAAAACCGCCTAAGGATGGGGACCATATTCTGCTAGAAAAAATTCCAGCCTTGTGGTCTCGTCTCGGTTTCCAGAGCAAGATTACCTTGCGTAATATTTTCCGCTACAAGGGTCGCAATGCCATGACAGTTATTGGCATAGCTGGTTGTACCGCCCTAATTTTAACCGGACTGGGTATCTCGGATTCAATTGCTGGTTTGGCCCAGGCCCAGTTCTATCATTTTCAAACTGCCGATGCTACTGTATCCTTGCAAACTGACCTGGGTCAGGACCAGTATCAAGAGCTTATTGACCAGGTTAATCAGGATGAGCGTATTCAAAATTACTTGGCCTATGCTAACCTGCGCTACCAGACTGATAGCCAGGGGGATGTGCTTAGTCAGGATGTTAATGTGAACGTGCTAGCAGATGACCAGGCTAATACCGATTTTTTCAATTTTGTTGATCCTAATAATCCAGATCAGACCTTAACTTTAGACCAGTCAGGGGCTATTGTGACAGAAAAGCTCTTAGACCTCTTAGACTTAGAAGTTGGGGACAATCTGGTGCTAAAAAATGAACAAGGTGAGGAATTAATAGTGCCAATTGCAGGAGCCAGCCTGTCTTATGTTTATCATGATGTCTATTTGACTAGCCAATTGTATGAAGACTTGACGGGTCAAACGGCTGCTAATAATCGTGTGCTCTTGGCCTACCAGGCTAATCTATCTACTGACCAGGTGGACCAATTAACTAGTGATTTGACGGCTTTAGCTGGGGTGGCTGGTGTTATTGATACGGACGAAATGGCTGCGATGTTCGACCAAACTATTGAGATGCTGGATATTATTACCATTGTCTTGATTCTGGCCGCGGCTAGTCTAGCCTTTATTGTTCTTTACAGCTTGACCAATATTAATGTATCTGAGCGGATTCGTGAGTTATCCACTATTAAGGTGCTTGGCTTTTATCCGCTTGAGGTTAGCATGTATATTTACCGGGAGACCCTAATCCTAGCTAGCGCGGGGATTTTTCTGGGATGGGGACTAGGCTATTTGCTCTGTCGCTATATCTTGTCTACGGTAGAAGTTGATTTTATGCGTTTCCCAGTGGCTGTTAACTGGCAGAGCTATTTGCTAGCTAGCTTACTTTCTCTAGCCTTCTCACTGATTGTCATGATGATCATGCATGTGAAACTGAAAAGAGTAGATATGGTTGAAGCCCTAAAAGGGGTTGAGTAA